One genomic segment of Fusobacterium nucleatum includes these proteins:
- the dxs gene encoding 1-deoxy-D-xylulose-5-phosphate synthase — protein MNEELTKKCEEIRKNLIEVVSKNGGHLGPNLGVVELTVCLDEVFDFKEDIILFDVGHQAYVYKILTDRAEKFDTIRTRKGLSPFLDPNESSYDHFISGHAGTALPVAVGFAIANPNKKVIVVVGDASISNGHSLEALNYIGYKKLENILIIVNDNEMSIGENVGFISKFLKKVISSGKYQNFREDVKSFINRIKADRVKRTLERLERSIKGYVTPFYALESLGFRFFNVFEGNNIEKLLPMLKKVKDLKGPIILLVKTEKGKGYCFAEENKEKFHGIAPFNIETGNIYKSSISYSEVFGNKILELGKEDENIYTLSAAMIKGTGLHKFSEEFPERCIDTGIAEGFTVTLAAGLAKSGKKPYVCIYSTFIQRAVSQLIHDVSIQNLPVRFIIDRSGIVGEDGKTHNGIYDLSFFLSIQNFTVLCPTTAKELEQALEISKNFNLGPLVIRIPRDSIFDIEDEEPLEIGRWKVIKKGSKNLFIATGTMLKIILEIYDELQNRGIDCTVVSAASVKPLDENYLLNYIKEYDNIFVLEENYVKNSFGTAILEFFNDNGIQKPLHRIALKSAIIPHGKREELLKEEKLKGESLIERIEELIYGRKK, from the coding sequence ATGAATGAGGAACTTACAAAAAAATGTGAAGAGATTAGAAAGAATTTAATAGAAGTTGTAAGTAAAAATGGAGGACATTTAGGTCCAAACCTTGGTGTTGTTGAACTGACAGTTTGCTTAGATGAAGTTTTTGATTTCAAAGAGGATATTATCCTCTTTGATGTAGGACACCAAGCTTATGTATATAAGATATTAACTGATAGGGCAGAAAAATTTGACACTATAAGAACAAGAAAAGGACTTTCACCTTTTCTTGATCCAAATGAAAGTAGTTATGATCATTTTATATCGGGACATGCAGGTACAGCACTTCCAGTAGCAGTTGGTTTTGCAATAGCAAATCCAAATAAAAAAGTTATTGTAGTTGTAGGAGATGCTTCTATATCAAATGGTCATTCATTAGAGGCACTGAACTATATTGGTTATAAAAAATTAGAAAATATTTTAATTATTGTAAATGATAATGAAATGTCCATTGGAGAAAATGTTGGTTTTATATCAAAATTTTTAAAAAAAGTGATATCCAGTGGAAAATACCAAAATTTTAGAGAAGATGTTAAATCTTTTATTAATAGAATAAAAGCAGATCGAGTAAAGAGAACTCTTGAAAGATTGGAAAGGTCAATTAAAGGTTATGTAACTCCATTTTATGCCTTAGAAAGTTTAGGATTTAGATTTTTTAATGTATTTGAGGGTAATAATATAGAAAAATTGTTACCTATGTTAAAAAAAGTAAAAGATTTAAAAGGACCTATTATTTTATTAGTAAAAACTGAAAAAGGAAAGGGCTATTGTTTTGCAGAAGAGAATAAAGAAAAATTCCATGGGATAGCACCTTTTAATATAGAAACAGGAAATATATATAAAAGTTCGATTTCTTATTCAGAAGTTTTTGGAAATAAAATATTAGAGTTAGGAAAAGAAGATGAAAACATATATACCCTTTCAGCAGCTATGATAAAGGGGACAGGACTTCACAAATTTTCAGAAGAATTTCCTGAAAGATGTATAGATACTGGAATAGCAGAGGGATTTACAGTAACTCTTGCAGCAGGATTAGCAAAATCAGGAAAGAAACCTTATGTATGTATTTATTCAACTTTTATTCAAAGAGCAGTAAGTCAGCTAATACATGATGTATCTATTCAAAATCTACCAGTTAGGTTTATTATAGATAGAAGTGGAATTGTTGGAGAAGATGGGAAAACTCACAATGGGATTTACGATTTATCTTTCTTTTTATCAATTCAAAATTTTACTGTGCTATGTCCTACAACAGCTAAGGAATTGGAACAGGCACTTGAAATATCTAAAAATTTTAATTTAGGACCATTGGTTATAAGAATACCAAGAGATAGTATATTTGATATAGAAGATGAAGAGCCATTAGAAATTGGGAGATGGAAAGTAATAAAAAAAGGCAGTAAAAATTTATTTATAGCAACGGGAACTATGCTAAAAATAATATTAGAGATATATGATGAGTTACAAAATAGAGGAATTGATTGTACGGTAGTTAGTGCAGCCTCTGTAAAACCTCTTGATGAAAACTATCTATTAAACTATATAAAGGAATACGATAATATTTTTGTTTTGGAAGAAAATTATGTGAAAAATTCTTTTGGTACAGCTATTCTTGAATTTTTTAATGATAATGGAATACAAAAACCACTTCATAGAATAGCTTTAAAATCTGCTATTATTCCACATGGAAAAAGAGAAGAGTTACTAAAAGAAGAAAAGTTAAAGGGAGAAAGTTTAATAGAAAGAATAGAGGAACTTATTTATGGTAGAAAAAAATAG
- the yhbY gene encoding ribosome assembly RNA-binding protein YhbY — MNSKKRAFLKKKAHNLEPIVRIGKDGLNQNIVQSILDAIASRELIKVKILQNCEEEKTIIYSKLMDIKDFEVVGMIGRTIIIFKENKENPTISLEWKNI, encoded by the coding sequence ATGAATAGTAAAAAGAGAGCTTTTTTAAAAAAGAAAGCACATAATTTAGAGCCTATTGTTAGAATAGGTAAAGATGGACTAAATCAAAATATAGTTCAAAGTATACTTGATGCAATTGCTTCAAGAGAACTTATAAAAGTTAAAATTTTACAAAATTGTGAAGAAGAAAAAACTATAATTTATTCAAAATTAATGGATATTAAAGATTTTGAAGTAGTTGGAATGATAGGAAGAACTATAATTATTTTTAAAGAAAATAAAGAAAATCCAACAATATCATTAGAATGGAAAAATATATAA